The following nucleotide sequence is from Pseudomonas putida S13.1.2.
CGTAGTGGGTCGGGTGTACGTCACGGACTTCGAAGCCAGCACGCTCACGGGTCAGACCGCCCGGGCCGAGTGCAGAGACGCGGCGCTTGTGGGTGATCTCGGAGAGCGGGTTGTTCTGGTCCATGAACTGGGACAGCTGGCTGGAACCGAAGAACTCTTTCACCGCCGCCGCAACCGGCTTGGCGTTGATCAGGTCCTGCGGCATCAAGCCTTCGCTTTCCGCCATCGACAGGCGTTCCTTGACCGCGCGCTCTACACGCACCAGGCCAACGCGGAACTGGTTCTCGGCCATCTCGCCGACGCAACGTACGCGACGGTTACCCAGGTGGTCGATGTCGTCGACGATGCCTTTGCCGTTACGGATATCGACCAGAGTCTTGAGGACCTCGACGATGTCTTCCTTGCTCAGCACGCCCGAACCTTCGATCTCGGTACGACCGATACGACGGTTGAACTTCATGCGACCGACTGCAGACAGGTCGTAACGCTCGGCGCTGAAGAACAGGTTGTTGAACAGGGTCTCGGCAGCATCCTTGGTCGGCGGCTCGCCTGGACGCATCATGCGGTAGATCTCGACCAGGGCTTCCAGCTGGTTGCTGGTGGTGTCGATCTTCAGGGTATCGGAGATGAACGGACCGCAATCGATGTCGTTGGTGTACAGGGTCTCGATACGGACGACCTGTGCCTTGGCGACTTTGATCAGCAGATCGGTGGTCAGCTCGGTATTGCACTCAGCCAGGATCTCGCCAGTAGCCGGGTGCACGATGGCCTTGGCAGTGGTGCGACCCAGGACGTATTCCATTGGAACGTCCAGCTGCTTGACGCCGGCCTTCTCGAGCTGGTTGATGTGGCGCGCAGTGATACGGCGGCCCTGCTCGACGATGACTTTGCCGGTTTCGTCATGGATGTCCATGACTGCAACTTCACCACGCAGACGCTGCGGGACCAGTTCCAGGCTGAGTTTTTCGCCGGAAATGTGGAACACGTTGGTGGTGTAGAAGGTGTTAAGCACTTCTTCAGTGCTGTAACCCAGGGCGCGCAGCAGCACCGACGCCGGCAGTTTGCGGCGACGGTCGATACGCACGAACACGCAGTCCTTCGGATCGAACTCGAAGTCCAACCAGGAACCGCGGTAAGGGATGATGCGAGCGGAGTACAGCAGCTTGCCGGAGCTGTGAGTCTTGCCACGGTCGTGGTCGAAGAACACACCAGGCGAACGGTGCAGCTGGGAAACGATCACACGCTCGGTACCGTTGATAACGAAGGTACCGTTCTCAGTCATCAGGGGGATTTCACCCATGTAGACTTCTTGCTCTTTGATGTCCTTGATCGCTTTGTTCGACGATTCCTTGTCGAAGATGATCAGGCGCACCTTGACCCGCAGTGGGACCGCGAAGGTCACGCCACGCAGGACACATTCCTTCACATCGAAGGCAGGCTCGCCCAGGCGATAGCCTACATACTCCAGGGCAGCATTGCCGGAGTAGCTGATGATCGGGAATACCGATTTGAAGGCCGCGTGCAGGCCGACGTCGCGGAACTGATCCTTGGATGCTCCCGCTTGCAGGAATTCGCGATACGAATCCAGCTGGATGGCCAGGAGGTAAGGCACATCCATGACGTCCGGCAACTTGCTAAAGTCCTTGCGGATACGTTTTTTCTCAGTGTATGAGTAAGCCATCAGCGTTCCCCAGCTTGGTCACCTGCTTGTTTGGCTTCTCCCGGCGGGAGCAGCCAGAAAATCGTGCAAACCCCTTGGTTTGCGCCACCCACGTGGGTGTCTTGCAGCTTGTTATCGGGGCCGGCTTGACCGACCACCAATAACGGAAAAAGGCCGGTGGCATAAGCCACCAGCCATCAGCCTTGTGCTCAACGCTCAGGCTGGCATCGCAAAGTCGAAATTACTTCAGCTCGACTTTAGCGCCTGCTTCTTCCAGCTTCTTCTTAGCGTCTTCAGCGGCTTCTTTCGAAACGCCTTCAGCTACAACCTGAGGAGCGCCATCGACTTTCTCTTTGGCTTCTTTCAGGCCCAGACCGGTCAGCTCGCGAACGGCTTTAATCACGTTCACTTTCTTCTCGCCGGCTTCAACCAGAACAACGTTGAACTCGGTCTGCTCTTCAACAACAGCGGCAGCAGCAGCTGGGCCAGCAGCGGCAACAGCAGCGGTAACGCCGAAGGTTTCTTCCATTGCTTTGATCAGCTCAACAACTTCCAGAACGGTTTTCTGGCCGATTGCTTCGATGATTTGCTCGTTAGTCAGGGACATGACTTAAATCCTGTATTGGGGTGAAGGCCTACGCAGCCATCAAATTAAACAAATGATTTTGAAAGAGTTCGCGTGCCTTAGGCAGCGGTAGCTTCTTTCTGGTCGCGAATGGCTGCCAGAGTACGAGCCAGCTTGCTGGTGGCGCCTTGAATAACGCTCATCAGTCGTGCAATAGCTTCGTCGCGGGTCGGCAGGGTAGCCAACACGTCGATCTGGTTCGCTGCAATGAAATTGCCGTCAAACGCAGCTGCCTTGATCTCGAACTTGTCCTGACCCTTGGCGAACTCTTTGAACAGACGAGCAGCAGCGCCCGGGTGTTCGTTGGAGAAAGCAATCAGGGTCGGGCCTTTGAACGCGTCGTTGAGGACCGAAAATTCGGTGCCTTCAACAGCGCGCTTGAGCAGGGTGTTACGTACGACACGTACGTAAACGCCAGCTTCGCGGGCCTCTTTACGGAGTCCGGTCATTGCGCTTACAGTCACACCACGGGCATCAGCCACAACAGCGGACAGAGCGACTTTGGCAGCCTCGTTGACTTCAGCGACGATGGCCTTCTTGTCTTCGAGTTTAATTGCCACGGGTTTACTCCTGGTTTTTACCGTTTCATCTGGCCGAGGCCGGATGTCGTTTTGGTGTCTGATTCGGTAACGAATCGGGAGCACCATCTGCGTGGGCTGGTGTTTTAAGGCTTGCGCCACCTACGGTCTTGGATAGCCCCCGCCAGGCAGGGACCCCAATTTTTGCTGGCGGCGCGACAAGTCGCACCGCCATGTTCTTACACGTTCAGCGAGCTCTGATCGATGACCAGACCTGGGCCCATGGTGGTGCTCAGGGTAACGCGCTTGACGTAGATACCTTTCGAGGAAGCTGGCTTGATACGCTTCAGATCAGCGATCAGGGCTTCAACGTTTTCCTTCAGCTTGCCAGCTTCAAAGCCGACCTTGCCAACGGAGGTGTGGATGATACCGTTTTTGTCGGTACGGTAGCGAACCTGACCAGCCTTGGCGTTTTTCACGGCAGTGGCTACGTCTGGGCTAACGGTACCAACTTTCGGGTTAGGCATCAGGCCGCGAGGACCCAGAACCTGACCCAGCTGACCTACAACGCGCATGGCATCAGGCGATGCGATGACAACGTCATAGTTCAGGTCGCCGGCTTTCATTTCGGCAGCCAGATCGTCCATACCTACGCGGTCAGCGCCGGCAGCCAGAGCGGCTTCAGCAGCTGGACCCTGGGTGAAGACAGCAACGCGAACGGTCTTGCCAGTGCCGTGTGGCAGCACAGTAGCGCTACGAACGACCTGGTCGGATTTACGCGGGTCAACACCGAGGTTAACGGCGATGTCGTAGGACTCGACGAACTTGGCAGCAGGCAGCGAGGCCAGCAGAGTTGCCGCTTCTTCGAAGTTGTAGGCCTTGCCTGCTTCGATTTTTTCGGCGATTGCCTTTTGGCGTTTGGTCAGCTTAGCCATTACACACCCTCCACGTTCAGGCCCATGCTGCGGGCAGAGCCAGCGATGGTGCGTACAGCAGCGTCCAGGTCAGCGGCGGTCAGATCAGCCTGTTTTGCCTTGGCGATATCTTCCAGCTGAGCACGGGTAACGGTACCGACTTTAACGGTGTTCGGACGAGCCGAACCACTGGTCAGGCCAGCAGCTTTCTTCAGCAGAACCGAGGCAGGGGTGCTCTTGGTCTCGAAGGTGAAGCTACGGTCGCTGTAAACAGTGATGATCACAGGAGTCGGCAGGCCGGCTTCTTGACCCTGAGTACGGGCGTTGAAGGCCTTGCAGAATTCCATGATGTTCACACCGTGTTGGCCCAGTGCTGGACCAACGGGTGGGCTTGGGTTGGCCTGGCCGGCCTTAACTTGCAGCTTGATGTAAGCCTGAATCTTCTTAGCCATGAGCTACTCCAAAATCGGGTACGAACGCCTGATGGCTCCCCGGATGACTTGCGTTTTATCCCAGTGACGACAAAACCCCGCAACACACAGGGCTGCGGGGTTTGGGATGCTTCGTCCGCCTAGACCTTTTCGACCTGGCTGAACTCGAGCTCCACCGGAGTAGAGCGACCGAAAATGAGCACCGCCACCTGGAGGCGACTCTTTTCGTAGTTAACTTCTTCGACACTACCATTGAAGTCAGCGAACGGACCGTCAATGACGCGAACCACTTCGCCTGGCTCGAACAGCGTCTTCGGCTTCGGCTTGTCGCTACCGTCGGCTACGCGACGCAGGATAGCCTCAGCTTCTTTATCGGTGATCGGTGCAGGCTTATCTGCGGTACCGCCAATAAAGCCCATCACACGAGGGGTGTCCTTGACCAAGTGCCAAGTCCCTTCGTTCATCTCCATCTGGACCAGTACATAGCCAGGGAAGAATTTACGCTCACTCTTGCGCTTCTGGCCGTTGCGCATTTCGACGACTTCTTCGGTCGGAACCAAGATCTCGCCAAAACCGTCTTCCATGCCAGCCAGCTTGACGCGCTCGATCAGGGAGCGCATCACATGCTTCTCGTAACCCGAGTAAGCATGCACAACATACCAACGCTTAGCCACGGGACACCTTTAGCCAACGATCAGGGAGACCGCCCAGCCGAGCAGGGAATCAAGACCCCACAGCAGCAGTGCCATAACCAGCACGACAGCCACGACAATCAGCGTGGTCTGGGTGGTTTCCTGGCGGGTCGGCCACACGACTTTACGGATTTCGGTACGAGCTTCCTTCGCCAGCGCAAAGAACGACTTGCCCTTCGCAGTCTGCAGAGCTACAAAGCCCGCGACAGCAGCCAGGACGAGAAGTGCGAGAACGCGATACAGGATCGGAGAGGCTGAGTAATATTGATTACCCACAACAGCTATAACCACCAAAGCAACTACAGCCAGCCACTTGAACAGATCAAAACGCGATTCTTGGGCTTCAGTTTTGGGAGTCATCAAGGAGGATCCTGTGAGAAGAAAGCCATCACACCGAAGTGAAATGGCAGGTCAGGAGGGAATCGAACCCCCAACCTACGGTTTTGGAGACCGTCGCTCTGCCAATTGAGCTACTGACCTGTAACGCTGTATCAGGCCGGCCATTATACCGGCCTGATCAAGTAAATCAACTACTTATTCAATAATTTTTGCCACGACGCCGGCGCCGACGGTACGACCGCCTTCACGGATAGCGAAGCGCAGACCGTCTTCCATTGCGATGGTCTTGATCAGGGTAACAGTCATCTGAATGTTGTCACCTGGCATTACCATTTCAACGCCTTCCGGCAGTTCGCAGTTACCGGTCACGTCAGTGGTACGGAAGTAGAACTGAGGACGGTAGCCTTTGAAGAACGGAGTGTGACGACCGCCTTCTTCCTTCGACAGGACGTAGACTTCTGCGGTGAACTTGGTGTGCGGCTTAACCGAACCTGGCTTGACCAGAACCTGGCCACGCTCAACGTCGTCACGCTTGGTACCACGCAGCAGAACGCCGCAGTTCTCGCCAGCACGACCTTCGTCCAGCAGCTTGCGGAACATCTCAACACCGGTGCAGGTGGTGGTGGTGGTGTCACGCAGACCAACGATTTCCAGCGGATCCTGAACGCGAACGATACCACGCTCGATACGGCCGGTAACAACGGTACCACGACCCGAGATCGAGAATACGTCTTCGATTGGCATCAGGAACGGCTTGTCGATAGCGCGCTCTGGCTCTGGGATGTAGCTGTCCAGAGTTTCAACCAGCTTCTTGACGGCAGTGGTGCCCATCTCGTTGTCGTCTTTGCCTTCCAGCGCCATACGAGCCGAACCGATGATGATCGGGGTGTCGTCGCCTGGGAAGTCATAGGTGGACAGCAGGTCGCGAACTTCCATCTCGACCAGTTCCAGCAGCTCAGCGTCGTCTACCAGGTCAGCCTTGTTCAGGAAGACCACGATGTACGGAACGCCAACCTGACGGGACAGCAGGATGTGCTCACGGGTTTGTGGCATCGGACCATCGGCGGCCGAGCAAACCAGGATCGCGCCGTCCATCTGGGCAGCACCGGTGATCATGTTCTTCACGTAGTCAGCGTGACCTGGGCAGTCGACGTGAGCGTAGTGACGAATGTTCGAGTTGTACTCGACGTGAGCGGTGTTGATGGTGATACCGCGCGCTTTTTCTTCCGGAGCCGAGTCGATCTTGTCGAACTCAACGACTGCCGAACCGAAAACTTCGGAGCAGACGCGAGTCAGTGCTGCGGTCAGAGTGGTCTTACCGTGGTCAACGTGGCCGATAGTGCCGACGTTAACGTGGGGAAGGGAACGATCAAACTTTTCCTTAGCCATCGATACAATCCTCCGCAGAAGAAATAGTCTTGCGCTGATAAAACAAAGGCAGATATTTTCATATCTGCCTTGTTTATATGGAGCTCTTGAGCGGATTTGAACCGCTGACCTCACCCTTACCAAGGGTGTGCTCTACCAACTGAGCTACAAGAGCGAAACACTTTGCGCAAAATCCAGCAAACTTGGAGCGGGTAGCGGGAATCGAACCCGCATCATCAGCTTGGAAGGCTGAGGTTCTACCACTAAACTATACCCGCGGAGCTTGCGGCTCTCGCTAAAACTGGTGGAGGGAGAAGGATTCGAACCTTCGAAGCTCTCGCAACGGATTTACAGTCCGTCCCCTTTGACCGCTCGGGAATCCCTCCAGATGTGGCCGGCATTCTATTTGTCTGCCGTCCTAGTGTCAAGCGTTTTTTCAAATTTTTTCAATCAAATCTGAAACTTAGCTGCTTTGACACCGCTTCCAGCTCTACCACCTGAGTGGTGTTCCCTGTGAAGCGGGCGCCATTCTATCAAGCTATTCACCAGTTGCAATACCCTGGCAGAAAATAATTTTATGTTTTAAGTCTTTGAAATCATTGGAAAGAGCCGAAAGCACCGTTTGGTCCAGTAAACGCTCGCTTTCCGGGGCAACCTTGAGCCAGCGCCCTTCTGCTCCAGGCAGCTGGCCTGCCAGTGGCAAGGTGGCAATATCGAGGCTCAGCAAGCGCTGACGCAGTGCATCCAGCTGCGCCTGCCCTGCCACCCCACCCACTACCAGGCATTCGTCGCGGCGCCTGGGTGGCGCCGACACACCCGTTTCACGCAACAGACGGATTTCTTGCTGACTCCCCTTGTACAGTGACAGGGGGGCGACTTCCTTGACCTTCAGCGGTGCTTCCTGCTGATGCCACACGTAATAGAAGACGTTGAGCACCAGTAGCAACAGAAACAACCAACGCATAGGCACCTCAATCCAGTGGACAGGCCATAGCCAGGCCAACGAAAACCAGGTCAGGGACGACACGCGCCTGTGGCACCGCCTCCCTCACCAGCGGCGCATCACCCCCGGTAAGGAATACCGTGAATTCGTCACCCCACAGCGCACGCGCCTGCTCAAGCTGGGTACGCGCGAAACCCTGAAGCATCAACACGCACCCCCGCTCGACTGCTTCGACGGTAGAGCGGCCCGGCGACAGACTGGTCAATGCGCGCTCGGCAGAGGCATCGTCATAGCGAATACGCCGGGTGTGGGTACGCAACTGACTGCGCATCAATGGCATGCCCGGACAGATGTAGCCACCCAGATGTTCGCCGTCTGCGGCAACAAAGTCCGCTTTGGCAGCGGTACCCAGGTCAATCACCAGGCACGCGCCCTTGGCCAGGTGAAATGCACCCAGCGCCGCCAGCCAACGGTCCATGCCCAGACGCTGATAGTCGTCATAACCGTTGCGCACACCGGCCATGCGCTGCGCTGGATGCGCAACATGCGCCTGCACGGAAAATGCCTGGGCTATCAACGCACACAGCGCATCGGTTTCTTCCTCGCTGCGCACACTGACGATGCGGCAACCCGTCAGACGCACCGAGGCCATCGCGGTCACTTCGGCCAGCAGTGCTTGATCGGAATCGACGATCCCGCCACCTTCAATCATCGCATCAGCGGTATGGATTACACGCCACTTGATGAAGCTGTTACCGCAGTCGAGCTCAAGAATCATCACGCAACCTCAAACTGAGCTCACCACCACTGAAGCTCTTTTCAACTCCGTCCACCTCAAGGCGCAAGCCGCCCTGCCCGTCGACGCCAAGAACCACGCCATCAATACGTGTGCTACCGGCAACCAGTGAAACATTGCGCCCCTGCCAAAGGTGCGCCTGCTCCCATTCCTCCTGGAATGCGGCAAACCCGTAGCGACGATGGCGTGCCAATTCGTGCTGCAATTGCTGATTGAGCGACGCTACCAGGTGGTTACGGTCTACAGCCGCACCCACCTCACGCTGCATCGACGTCCACTCCTGATCAACCTCGGCGTTGACCTGCATGTTCACATTGATACCAATACCCAGTACCACATGACAGACATCGGCCGGGTCACCCACCAACTCCAGGAGAATGCCAGTGATCTTCTGCCCACGAACCAGTACATCATTGGGCCATTTAAGCCCTACATCCTTTACGCCGAACGCCTGCAGCGTGCGCATTACTGCAATCCCCACCACCAGGCTCAAGCCTTCGAGCTGGCGCATGCCGCCATCCACCCGCAAGACAAGGCTGTAATAGAGGTTTTCAGCAAATGGGCTGACCCATTGCCGGCCACGTCGGCCGCGGCCTGCGCTTTGCCGCTCGGCCAAGACGAGAAATGGCGCTACCTGCCCTTGATTGGCAAGCCTCAAGCCTTCGGCGTTGGTCGAGTCGATGATTTCGTGGATAAAAACCGGCCACTGCTCGCCTTCAGCAAACCCGGCGATTGCCTGTGCCTCGAGCAAAGCCAGTGGTGCCGCCAGCTGATAACCGCGCCCACGAACCTTGTGAATGGTGAGGTTCAGCTCGCTCTCCAGGTGCTGCAGCTGCTTCCAAACGGCGCTGCGACTCACCCCAAGGGCTGCCCCCAGAGCTTCTCCGGAATGGAACCGGCCATCCTTGAGGAGATTCAACAACTTCAGCATGCCAGTCTCAACTTGGAATAAGGCAGGCATGATAGCCATGGGCTGTTGGCTTGCATAGGAAAAGGGCCTGGATACCTGGCGTTGCACCCTACTCTGTAGGAGCAGCCTTGTGCTGCGAAGAGGCCATTGCAGCCGAAGACAATCTTTAGCCTTACCGGCCTCTTCGCAGCACAAGGCTGCTCCTACAGGGATTCAAGCTGGGCCGCAATTTTTCGCTCACAAAGGCAAAACCCCTACCTGCATGCGCAGATAGGGGTTTTGCGAAATGAATCTTGACGATGACCTACTCTCACATGGGGAAACCCCACACTACCATCGGCGATGCATCGTTTCACTGCTGAGTTCGGGATGGGATCAGGTGGTTCCAATGCTCTATGGTCGTCAAGAAATTCTGTAGCCAGAATGTCCAGATGGACAGCCCAGCGAATTCGGATATGCGATATTTGTGGTTCGTTGCGAACTTTCGGTTCGTATCATCTTCACCACCGCAATCTGCGTCAGCAAATTGCTTGGGTGTTATATGGTCAAGCCTCACGGGCAATTAGTATTGGTTAGCTCAACGCCTCACAGCGCTTACACACCCAACCTATCAACGTCGTAGTCTTCGACGGCCCTTTAGGGGATTCAAGATCCCAGTGAGATCTCATCTTGAGGCAAGTTTCCCGCTTAGATGCTTTCAGCGGTTATCTCTTCCGAACATAGCTACCCGGCAATGCCACTGGCGTGACAACCGGAACACCAGAGGTTCGTCCACTCCGGTCCTCTCGTACTAGGAGCAGCCCCTCTCAAATCTCAAACGTCCACGGCAGATAGGGACCGAACTGTCTCACGACGTTCTAAACCCAGCTCGCGTACCACTTTAAATGGCGAACAGCCATACCCTTGGGACCGGCTTCAGCCCCAGGATGTGATGAGCCGACATCGAGGTGCCAAACACCGCCGTCGATATGAACTCTTGGGCGGTATCAGCCTGTTATCCCCGGAGTACCTTTTATCCGTTGAGCGATGGCCCTTCCATACAGAACCACCGGATCACTAAGACCTACTTTCGTACCTGCTCGACGTGTGTGTCTCGCAGTCAAGCGCGCTTTTGCCTTTATACTCTACGACCGATTTCCGACCGGTCTGAGCGCACCTTCGTACTCCTCCGTTACTCTTTGGGAGGAGACCGCCCCAGTCAAACTACCCACCATACACTGTCCTCGATCCGGATAACGGACCTGAGTTAGAACCTCAAAGTTGCCAGGGTGGTATTTCAAGGATGGCTCCATGAGAACTGGCGTCCCCACTTCAAAGCCTCCCACCTATCCTACACAAGCAAATTCAAAGTCCAGTGCAAAGCTATAGTAAAGGTTCACGGGGTCTTTCCGTCTAGCCGCGGATACACTGCATCTTCACAGCGATTTCAATTTCACTGAGTCTCGGGTGGAGACAGCGCCGCCATCGTTACGCCATTCGTGCAGGTCGGAACTTACCCGACAAGGAATTTCGCTACCTTAGGACCGTTATAGTTACGGCCGCCGTTTACCGGGGCTTCGATCAAGAGCTTCGCTTGCGCTAACCCCATCAATTAACCTTCCGGCACCGGGCAGGCGTCACACCCTATACGTCCACTTTCGTGTTTGCAGAGTGCTGTGTTTTTAATAAACAGTCGCAGCGGCCTGGTATCTTCGACCGGCATGGGCTTACGGAGCAAGTCCTTGACCCTCGCCGGCGCACCTTCTCCCGAAGTTACGGTGCCATTTTGCCTAGTTCCTTCACCCGAGTTCTCTCAAGCGCCTTGGTATTCTCTACCTAACCACCTGTGTCGGTTTGGGGTACGGTTCCCAGTTATCTGAAGCTTAGGAGCTTTTCTTGGAAGCATGGTATCAACCACTTCGTCGCCTAATGGCAACTCGTCATCAGCTCTCGGCCTTGAAATCCCGGATTTGCCTAAGATTCCAGCCTACCACCTTAAACCTGGACAACCAACGCCAGGCTGGCCTAACCTTCTCCGTCCCTCCATCGCAATAACTGGAAGTACAGGAATATTAACCTGTTTTCCATCGACTACGCTTTTCAGCCTCGCCTTAGGGACCGACTAACCCTGCGTCGATTAACGTTGCGCAGGAAACCTTGGTCTTTCGGCGTGCGAGTTTTTCACTCGCATTGTCGTTACTCATGTCAGCATTCGCACTTCTGATACCTCCAGCAAGCTTCTCAACTCACCTTCACAGGCTTACAGAACGCTCCTCTACCGCATCACCAAAAGGTGATACCCGTAGCTTCGGTGCATGGTTTGAGCCCCGTTACATCTTCCGCGCAGGCCGACTCGACTAGTGAGCTATTACGCTTTCTTTAAAGGGTGGCTGCTTCTAAGCCAACCTCCTAGCT
It contains:
- the rplL gene encoding 50S ribosomal protein L7/L12, yielding MSLTNEQIIEAIGQKTVLEVVELIKAMEETFGVTAAVAAAGPAAAAAVVEEQTEFNVVLVEAGEKKVNVIKAVRELTGLGLKEAKEKVDGAPQVVAEGVSKEAAEDAKKKLEEAGAKVELK
- the rplJ gene encoding 50S ribosomal protein L10, coding for MAIKLEDKKAIVAEVNEAAKVALSAVVADARGVTVSAMTGLRKEAREAGVYVRVVRNTLLKRAVEGTEFSVLNDAFKGPTLIAFSNEHPGAAARLFKEFAKGQDKFEIKAAAFDGNFIAANQIDVLATLPTRDEAIARLMSVIQGATSKLARTLAAIRDQKEATAA
- the rplA gene encoding 50S ribosomal protein L1, translated to MAKLTKRQKAIAEKIEAGKAYNFEEAATLLASLPAAKFVESYDIAVNLGVDPRKSDQVVRSATVLPHGTGKTVRVAVFTQGPAAEAALAAGADRVGMDDLAAEMKAGDLNYDVVIASPDAMRVVGQLGQVLGPRGLMPNPKVGTVSPDVATAVKNAKAGQVRYRTDKNGIIHTSVGKVGFEAGKLKENVEALIADLKRIKPASSKGIYVKRVTLSTTMGPGLVIDQSSLNV
- the rplK gene encoding 50S ribosomal protein L11 encodes the protein MAKKIQAYIKLQVKAGQANPSPPVGPALGQHGVNIMEFCKAFNARTQGQEAGLPTPVIITVYSDRSFTFETKSTPASVLLKKAAGLTSGSARPNTVKVGTVTRAQLEDIAKAKQADLTAADLDAAVRTIAGSARSMGLNVEGV
- the nusG gene encoding transcription termination/antitermination protein NusG, encoding MAKRWYVVHAYSGYEKHVMRSLIERVKLAGMEDGFGEILVPTEEVVEMRNGQKRKSERKFFPGYVLVQMEMNEGTWHLVKDTPRVMGFIGGTADKPAPITDKEAEAILRRVADGSDKPKPKTLFEPGEVVRVIDGPFADFNGSVEEVNYEKSRLQVAVLIFGRSTPVELEFSQVEKV
- the secE gene encoding preprotein translocase subunit SecE; the encoded protein is MTPKTEAQESRFDLFKWLAVVALVVIAVVGNQYYSASPILYRVLALLVLAAVAGFVALQTAKGKSFFALAKEARTEIRKVVWPTRQETTQTTLIVVAVVLVMALLLWGLDSLLGWAVSLIVG
- the tuf gene encoding elongation factor Tu, whose translation is MAKEKFDRSLPHVNVGTIGHVDHGKTTLTAALTRVCSEVFGSAVVEFDKIDSAPEEKARGITINTAHVEYNSNIRHYAHVDCPGHADYVKNMITGAAQMDGAILVCSAADGPMPQTREHILLSRQVGVPYIVVFLNKADLVDDAELLELVEMEVRDLLSTYDFPGDDTPIIIGSARMALEGKDDNEMGTTAVKKLVETLDSYIPEPERAIDKPFLMPIEDVFSISGRGTVVTGRIERGIVRVQDPLEIVGLRDTTTTTCTGVEMFRKLLDEGRAGENCGVLLRGTKRDDVERGQVLVKPGSVKPHTKFTAEVYVLSKEEGGRHTPFFKGYRPQFYFRTTDVTGNCELPEGVEMVMPGDNIQMTVTLIKTIAMEDGLRFAIREGGRTVGAGVVAKIIE
- a CDS encoding pantothenate kinase; translation: MILELDCGNSFIKWRVIHTADAMIEGGGIVDSDQALLAEVTAMASVRLTGCRIVSVRSEEETDALCALIAQAFSVQAHVAHPAQRMAGVRNGYDDYQRLGMDRWLAALGAFHLAKGACLVIDLGTAAKADFVAADGEHLGGYICPGMPLMRSQLRTHTRRIRYDDASAERALTSLSPGRSTVEAVERGCVLMLQGFARTQLEQARALWGDEFTVFLTGGDAPLVREAVPQARVVPDLVFVGLAMACPLD
- the birA gene encoding bifunctional biotin--[acetyl-CoA-carboxylase] ligase/biotin operon repressor BirA, giving the protein MLKLLNLLKDGRFHSGEALGAALGVSRSAVWKQLQHLESELNLTIHKVRGRGYQLAAPLALLEAQAIAGFAEGEQWPVFIHEIIDSTNAEGLRLANQGQVAPFLVLAERQSAGRGRRGRQWVSPFAENLYYSLVLRVDGGMRQLEGLSLVVGIAVMRTLQAFGVKDVGLKWPNDVLVRGQKITGILLELVGDPADVCHVVLGIGINVNMQVNAEVDQEWTSMQREVGAAVDRNHLVASLNQQLQHELARHRRYGFAAFQEEWEQAHLWQGRNVSLVAGSTRIDGVVLGVDGQGGLRLEVDGVEKSFSGGELSLRLRDDS